CTCGTTCTGGCCGATGATTTCGCTGAACCCCAGGTTTTGCGCCAGTTCCTCGCGGAGCAGGCTGTTCTCGGCAATCAACCGCCGGTTTTCCAAAGCCCGTTCGATAATAACCGTCAGGTGATCGGGGTCGAATGGTTTAGTGATAAAATCATAAGCCCCGTTTTTCATAGCCGCCACCGCCGTCTCCACCGTCCCATAGGCGGTCATGATAATAACCGACATATCATTGTCTATATTTTTAAGGCCGCTCAAAACCTGCAGGCCGTCGACATCCGGCATTTTCAAATCGGTAACGGCCAGATCGAAATTTTTCAACCGGGCCAGATCCAGTCCCTTTTGCCCGTCCTCAACCGTGTCAACGCTGTAACCCTCCTCGGTCAAAGCGTTGGAAAGCATCGTCCGCATCGATTCCTTATCATCAATAACAAGTATGCTGGGCATATGGTCTCCTCATGTTTCCCTTCTCACCTCGTACCCCCTGCCGGGGTATTCTCCCTTACATTATCGGCCCGGGCCCATATTCATGCATATCAAAATTTGCACAATTTTCTCCCCAACCTACTTAATTGCAAGGCTTTGCATTATCGTCAAAACCATTTCCCGGCGGGCATCACCTTGCACTCGGGAAAACGTAATATCAATATTGATTTACAAAAACGGAGATTTATTCCCAGTGACGACGATAGTCCAGGCTTTGGGTGTATGAACTATCGCAGATATAATAATGGTAGTAATAGAGGCCTTGCGGAAGCCGCCCCCCGGCGGAATCTTTCTTGTCCCAGCTGATAGCGTATTTTCCTGGGGCAAAAACCGAATCGACAATCACCCGGATAATCTGACGGGGAGTTTTATGGAGGTTGACTTTGACCGGGCATGGCTTGTTACCCGGAACCGTAAACTCAACGGTCAGCGATTCCGGTAAATAACTCAGGTGATAGGAATCGGAGCCGGCCGTATCCAGCGGTGCGGTTCGCGGCGGCGGTCCGGTATGGGTGGCGGTATTTGAGGACCACAGGCAACCGGTGAAGACCAGTCCGAGAACGATAATCAGGGCTACGGGCAGGAATCGGTTCAAAGTCATCATTATACATTATAATAATTAATCATCCGACGGTGGCAAGAGAAAATTGTATTAATGCTGTCGCCTGTAATATCACGGCCGGCAATTACGGCAGGGCGAATAACCCTGGCGGAGGGCTTCCAGACGGGTCTCAAACCGGAGCTGTTGACCGGGATCGAGATCGCGGACACTTCGGCAGGTCGGCCGATGAAAACGAAGCGATCCTTTTTTTGCCACATAATATGGTTCCTCATGATGCGGCAGTGACCATATCCCCCGGCGCTGATCGATGGCCACGTTCTGAGCGGCCAGCAATTCCCCGATCCGGCCCCGGTCGGCCAGATTATCATCGAACAGGTAAACGCAGGCCAGTCCCTGACGCAGAACGGCGGCATTGACGAAAAGGGTATCGAGATACAGGTATCCCAACTGGCGGCCATAACCGTCCCGGCGGCGGCTCGAATAAACCACTTCCGGAATTTGATCCAGGAGCAGGCCCGACATGAAGGCCGAGGCGGAATCGTAAAAGGGATCGCCGCGCTCGGGGCAATCGATTCCGATCAGCCGCAACCGGTCCCCGCCCGGTAACTCGACCGTATCTCCGTCGATAATTCCGGTGACCCTGAAACGGTTATCGGGGGCCTTATCCTGACCGATTTCGACCACAAAGCGGATAAGTATGAGAAACAGGATAAATATCAGTACGAGTATAATTCGGGTCGTTTTTTTCATGGTTTTTCAATCGCCTATTTCATTGAAAATAGGCTTGTTAATGAAAAGGGCAAGGGCAAAATAGTCACATTTGGGGCCAATCCGAGGTCTCGGATCGGCCCCGGATTGGCCCAAATGGCGGCTCCGAGACACTAAAAGGCTAATTTATGGCGATTTAAGGCAATATTTATCTTGACAAATATGCGATTAGTATTATATTTTCATTCGAGTGCGTTGTCTAATTTGCTGTTGGAATGAGAGCCACAATTAAAAATTCCTGCGGCAAGAAAGAACTTTTTACTTCTCTTTGGTTACGATCCAGTTGTTAAGGACTAAAATCCCTTTTTAGGGTTTTGTTGTATCTTAGTCATACCCTATTTTGATTTACTAACCGGTCGTTATTCAAGTCTCGAGAAAGGTCGGTTAAGATATGACCCCACTTTTAGTCACTGGATTGACAAAAATCACCTCATTTCAATTATGTTAACCCCAAACCGTAACATACATTCGAGATATTCCTCAGGAGGTGACACTCTAACACGAGTAAATTATAATTTTATAGGTTTATCAGATTTGAGCTCAGAAGCATTTACTTCCTTTACACAACATTTGGGAGTTATTTGCTCAAGATTTGAGAATAGCTTAACTCCTTTCTCCAAATAGGAATTATAATGAATTTGTTGACCAAAGCAGAATCTCACATTCCCTGGACAAGAAGTGAGATATTGAGGATTGGCCAAAAAACCATCATAAATAGATTTAGCGGGCAAAGATTTCACGATTTTTGCCGAAAAAATCTATATCCGATAGGTTTGGTTAATCATAATGTTTTGGCCGGCGATTCAATGTTTCCTAATTTTAAGGAGGAAATAAATGTCTTATAAACTGATAATCGCGGTGCTTACTTTAGGGTTATTGCTTGCCTTTAGTAGTGCGGTTCTTGGTTCCGATGTTGGTACGAAGCATGGATTGAATCCGTATGAAAGATTCAACCAGGATGCGCCCAGAACACACGACATGACTGCGATCGAGCGTGAGGCACCCGCATTCCAGAAACCTGCGACCGGTATTATGGAGCTGGCAACGCCGGCCACCGTTCTGCCGCCGCAGTATTTCTGCGAATTTATCGACTACTCCGGCGGCGCGGCGTCATACTACTGGAGAATTCCGGATTCATACAACGATTCGGAAATGGGTATGCGCTTTACGCCGAGTGAAGGGTACACCTGTACACTCTTAACCGCCTACATCGGCGTTTACGGGTCATATCTTGGCGGCAGTGCCGGCACTCCCGACATGAAGGTGACCGTTTATACCGACGACGGTTTTGGTTATCCCGGCACAGCGCTGGGTTCGGTGGTGGTACCTTTTGCCAACCTGCCGACAAGTGGTATGGCCTACGTTCCGGCGGATTTGTCGTCTCTGGGACCGCTCGTTTTCACCGATGGCGAAGAATTTCACGTCGGTGTCTCCGTTGACAACTTCGTCGATGGTGATACGCTTGCGATCCTGTCCGACGATGGTTCAGCGGGCTTGCTTCGCAGCTGGGAAAACTGGAACGGCCTTTACGGCTTGATGAACGACGACTGGGGAATTGATATCAACTTCCTCATCGGTGTCGATCTTTGCTGTGGCCTGATTCCGTATACTGACTGCTACACCCAGGATTACACCTGTGGAACTGCCTATTATTGGACCAATCCTGACGCTTACGGCGATGATTATTTCAACATGAGGTTTTCGGTCGATGGACCGGAAACACTGATGGAAGTCGGCGTGGCTCTTTATGCCGCTCCTACTGTCGGAACTCCCGACCTTGACGTTTATGTCTGGGGCGGCGACGGCAGTGGCTT
The Candidatus Zixiibacteriota bacterium DNA segment above includes these coding regions:
- a CDS encoding thermonuclease family protein, encoding MKKTTRIILVLIFILFLILIRFVVEIGQDKAPDNRFRVTGIIDGDTVELPGGDRLRLIGIDCPERGDPFYDSASAFMSGLLLDQIPEVVYSSRRRDGYGRQLGYLYLDTLFVNAAVLRQGLACVYLFDDNLADRGRIGELLAAQNVAIDQRRGIWSLPHHEEPYYVAKKGSLRFHRPTCRSVRDLDPGQQLRFETRLEALRQGYSPCRNCRP